CCTCCTCTTAAGACCGGAGACCGGAGGGTTCTTCACAGCCTTTATCGGGGTGTACGTGTTCCAATCGCTCTCCACAAAGAAAGCCAGCTCCTCGTTCCTCAAGATCAGCGGATCTCTCACCACACGGTCGAACCATCCCTGAAGGTTCTTGACCGTTTTATCGTAATCCTCTTGGTTATTGATCCCGTAGTTCGTGTATGGTTTGGGTAACGAGGGGATAAACGACTCGGTGATCCCCTTGTTCAGATACGCCACGTACCGCCTGAACTCATCCATCGTCTTCTTGACGCCCTTGTACTGCTGTTTATGGAAAGTGGGCAGTGTCGTTGAGCAATGGAACACCACCGTTGGGTTTTCCCGTTTGTTACTCAGCGACCCTGTTCTCTCCAATGCGACAACTTTCACCAGTATCTTGAACTTACTCGCTTGCTCCCGTTCCGTTATCAGTTTCGTGTCGTCTTCCAAACTCTGTGTTGCTGGTGGTTCGCCCTCGCTGGTTCgtgacgacgaagaaacCGTCAGATCAGATCCAACAACGCCAACAGaaccaccaccaacggCACTTCCATCCACTGTATCAGCAGCCGCATCTGCTTGACTGTCTTCAGAGACCACGGTAGCAGCATTAATCACGACAGAGGCATTTTGGTTGCTCGCAGCAGAGGCAAAGGGGttgtcctcctcatcgtcttcgTAACTGTAATAGGGAACTGCAGACGCCATAATTCACAACTGTAACTCAACGACAACCCAACCCACTCCGATCCACTGCAGAGTACACAACGAAGGGGCCTGTACAccttacacactttacGAGTGGAGGGAAGGGCCCATTTCGTTCTTTTGATAATTAATTTCGTTTCACTAACGCCTATATGAGACTGACCCACTTGCAAGTCCCGGCAGGACAAGTCACTAGCGTGTACATTTCAGCACTACGATGGCCCGTCTCTCCACGTATCTATATATGTCTACAAAACTTGTGCGTGCCCCCCCCCTTCCACTTGCAACGTTCCAGTTTAGAAACTGAACAGCATCTGCTTATCGTAGATCTCTGTGCTCTCCCCGAGACGGGACCCACAGATGCACACAGCTACAGTAACTATAGCAAGTACGACCAACGGCTCAATGTTGCCGCAGTGCATCATCCACCCTGCTACTAGAGAAACGCAACGGTCAATGTGCCGTACCCTATAAAGAGGTAACCTCgatgtttttgttgggTCAAATTCCAGAAAGTCGTCTATCTCTCGATCTCTTTACGTGGTGGCGAAGTTGGTGAAGTTGTGTTTGATCGTCTCATATCACTGCTTGCCTTTGACTTTATGCACTGTTGGAAGGCACCAGCACCATTTTTGAAGTCACTCACGAGAGGTATTGCTGCAATGACGAGGACAAGCGACGCACGCGGGGCTATCCGGGCCGTGACGTTTGATATGGACGGCACATTGTGTTTGCCGCAGCCGTGGATGTTCCCCGCGATGCGTGATGCAATTGGTTGCACGGACACGAAGATCGACATCCTGACCTTCATAGACGCGTTGCCCACCGTCCAGGAGAAGCGCAAGGCCGAGAAGGCGATCCACGACGTCGAGGTCAAAGCCATGCACGAGATGGTCCCGCAGTCTGGGCTCACTGAGCTGCTGCAATATTTGACGGAGAACGGTGTATACAAGAGCATATGCACAAGAAATATACAGACCCCAGTGGACTCCTTCATACGGAGGTTTGTTCCTGCTGAGTTGTCCCAATTCGATCTGATAGTCACGAGAGATTTAGACCCACAAAGACCGAACCCAGACCCGCTACACCACATAGCGAGCCAACTGGGCGTCGATACAGCGgagatgatgatggtggGCGACTCCTTCGACGACATGCGCAGCGGGAGGTCCGCCGGGTGCGTCACCGTcctgctgaagaacaaaatcaaCGAGCACCTGCTCACAGAACACGCAGATTTGGTAGACGTCACCGTCGACACCCTCGCGGAAATCGTCCCACTGCTGCAACACAGCGCTGCAGAGTCGCCAGCCCCCGTGTAACCTCACACCCACTACACAATCGATATATACGCACCCCAAAACACAATACATTCACAATACAATAAAACTGTTAACGTAAGCTCTTCTCGAAGAGATTGACACATTTTTCtggtttttttttctaccTCAagagtttttttttttcagagAAAATTTGACCTCTCGATGAGCAAAGAGTTCAACTGCAAGGGTTCGTTCTGGGGCTAATAGAGAGGGGATAATAGTGATTGCTTGTGTTAGTTTGAACCCCCCCCCCCGAGGTCTACGATGTACAGGGCACTTTTGGGAGTATTTTTTGCGGGTCTGGTGGCCGGGTGTATAGGGAAGTTGATAGATTATCCGTTCGACACGGTAAAAGTCCGGTTACAAACCAGCGGGTCGAACGTGTTCCCGACAACGTGGTCGTGTATCGAATACACGTATAAAAACGAGGGGATCCTAACGGGGTTCTACCAGGGGATCGAGTCCCCGCTGCTGGGAGCGGCGCTGGAGTATGCCACGCTGTTCACATCTTACAACGAGTGCTATAAGTTCCTGGAGGCGTTCACGTCACTGTCTAAAGTTTACATAATTTTGATATCCGGTGCCGTGTCAGGGTCGTGTACAAGCCTGGTGTTGACCCCTGTAGAACTGATTAAATGCAAGTTGCAAGTATCGAATTTGGGGCGGCCCGTTtacgacgatgatgacgacgacatgtatgacgacgacgaacaTGGGGACAGAAATACATCGCTGTTGAGTACAGTCAAGAGTATATTGAAACAGAAGGGTTTAGCCGGTCTCTGGCAGGGTCAAGTTGGGGACCTTCATAAGGGAGTCCGTGGGTACCGTTATCTGGTTCGGCGTATACGAGATACTAAAAGCTCTATTTTGTTGGGTCGAATATGGCGGGCGACCAACAAAGCGTCTAACGAGGGTGTGATATACTCGTGGCAACTGCTCGTTAGCGGTGGCCTGGCAGGGTTCTGCTTTAACGGGCTGATGTACCCTGTTGATACTGTGAAGTCGCTGATGCAAACAGAGCACATCAGCTTCAAGGAGGCCGTAACAGAGCTAAGAACTCGGTACACTGGTCTCACAGGGTTTTACAGGGGGGTCACTATTACGCTGCTGCGGTGTCTGCCATCAAACGCCATCGTGTTCTATACACACGATAAATTGTCAGGACTCATATAGGAAAGGCAGAGACCTCCAGACAAATGAACCAGGCAAACCATTTGAGTAACAgggatatatatattgtatAGAAGGAACAGGACGCTAGCACATTCAGTAAGTACAGCAGAGCACTTCGGTTCCATTTCAGGTAAAGATCGAAAAAGAATCATacaatgttgaaaaaaacaaaaatataacCATCAGCCCACAAAGTTCAGGGACCTTTCCACTGAAACTGGTAACACCAATCGGAAGGTGCCGGGACCTACCACCGCAAAACATGAACAGTCAATATAGAGAGAGGAATATTAGCTGCATACTGGCTGCAGAATTTGATAATAAGTTGGGACCCGTCGTACGACACCAGTACCCAGAAGAGATTAATCTCGGATCTTTATCCGGGGACGAAAAATTTCCAGATTCCGGCACGATATTCGACCCAACTAATCATATAGCCAACTTGATGATACCTGAGAATTCAGAAAGACGACAACTAATCCCCGATTTTATCGTCTTTATCATGTATTTGCATAAATCAAACTATTCATACAGATTGCTTCCTGAGGTGTACGATGATTGCAGCACGGAAACAACAGAATGTCTTTACTTCCTAAGTATCCACTGCGCAATACCTGATGAGCAGAATTCCAGGGGTGCCTCCATAAAATCTGTAGCTATAGGTACTACATTAAGAAACTTTATCCTCTTCAAACCTTTGCTAATAATATTCTTGGATTTTTATATGAAGCGAGAAAACTACAAAATCGAACTACGAATACTCAAagaattttttgatttaCTTAATAGCGTCGATCTAAGCCTCGTAGAAACGATTCATAATGACATCGCATTTCAAACTATGGTTCACTCACTCGATAATGAAGATATTGTCAGTGAGATATTCGATAACCAAAAAAGCAATGTCCTAAAAGAAACTTTGCAAATATCTGAGATACCAAAACAGGATAAGTACGGTAACTCGATAAATTTCCACAACAACTTTATTTCATATCAATTTGACACTTTCACCACAGAGAAATTACCGCCAATATTTACCAAAATTCCATTACAGGCCAATTTGAAGTTGTGGTCTGGGATAGAAACGGACATAGACTATCAAAGAAACATTCTACCATTCCTTCTAAAATTTATTGCACAACTACCCCAACACATGGACGCCGACGATTCGGATAATTTTACTTGGAAAGTTTTAATAAGTTCCGAGACGACAAAGGATAAACTAACACAAAGCTTGGCATGTCTGTCCAACCCAATTCCCACTCTACTGTCCAAAAATGGTTCCTCCTACTGTTCATTAATCAAGCGGCCGATCGTGATAGTCCCGTATGTAGACGTTTCCATGTTGGTATCCCTCAGGGAATACATTGGCAAAACCCGGCCATTGCTACTCATTA
The genomic region above belongs to Huiozyma naganishii CBS 8797 chromosome 2, complete genome and contains:
- the KNAG0B04090 gene encoding putative haloacid dehalogenase-like hydrolase (similar to Saccharomyces cerevisiae YOR131C; ancestral locus Anc_5.465), with product MTRTSDARGAIRAVTFDMDGTLCLPQPWMFPAMRDAIGCTDTKIDILTFIDALPTVQEKRKAEKAIHDVEVKAMHEMVPQSGLTELLQYLTENGVYKSICTRNIQTPVDSFIRRFVPAELSQFDLIVTRDLDPQRPNPDPLHHIASQLGVDTAEMMMVGDSFDDMRSGRSAGCVTVLLKNKINEHLLTEHADLVDVTVDTLAEIVPLLQHSAAESPAPV
- the ORT1 gene encoding Ort1p (similar to Saccharomyces cerevisiae ORT1 (YOR130C); ancestral locus Anc_5.461); amino-acid sequence: MYRALLGVFFAGLVAGCIGKLIDYPFDTVKVRLQTSGSNVFPTTWSCIEYTYKNEGILTGFYQGIESPLLGAALEYATLFTSYNECYKFLEAFTSLSKVYIILISGAVSGSCTSLVLTPVELIKCKLQVSNLGRPVYDDDDDDMYDDDEHGDRNTSLLSTVKSILKQKGLAGLWQGQVGDLHKGVRGYRYLVRRIRDTKSSILLGRIWRATNKASNEGVIYSWQLLVSGGLAGFCFNGLMYPVDTVKSLMQTEHISFKEAVTELRTRYTGLTGFYRGVTITLLRCLPSNAIVFYTHDKLSGLI